Proteins encoded within one genomic window of Dehalococcoidia bacterium:
- the pstA gene encoding phosphate ABC transporter permease PstA, which produces MSIASAPRARPSLVSRRIERRRLTNLVMLGLIVLALVVSLAPLIAVLAYVAVNGLPGLSVSLLTKLPRPVDVGAGGMANSLVGSLVIVGLAALLGTALGIAGGIYLAEYGHGKLALLVRFFADVLSGIPSIAIGLFVYVLLVVPMHSFSALAGAVALAIVMLPLVVRTTEEMLRQVPGTLREAGMALGVPRWRVVLSVVLPAAASGIITGTLLAVARIAGETAPLLFTAFGNEFWQRSLAKPIDAVPLRLFKYAIGPYDAWHKLAQAAALVLILSVLVLSIGARYYASRNRLQRE; this is translated from the coding sequence ATGAGCATCGCCAGCGCCCCGCGCGCGCGCCCTTCCCTCGTCTCCCGCAGGATCGAGCGCCGCAGGCTGACCAACCTGGTGATGCTCGGCCTGATCGTGCTGGCGCTCGTCGTCAGCCTGGCGCCGCTGATCGCGGTGCTCGCCTACGTCGCGGTCAACGGCCTGCCCGGGCTTTCCGTCAGCTTGCTTACGAAGCTGCCGCGGCCGGTGGACGTGGGCGCGGGCGGCATGGCGAACTCGCTGGTCGGCTCGCTGGTGATCGTCGGCCTCGCGGCTCTGCTCGGCACGGCGCTGGGCATCGCCGGCGGCATCTATCTGGCCGAGTACGGCCATGGCAAGCTCGCGCTGCTCGTCCGCTTCTTCGCCGACGTGCTCAGCGGCATTCCCTCGATCGCGATTGGCCTGTTTGTGTATGTGCTTCTAGTCGTGCCGATGCACAGCTTTTCGGCGCTGGCGGGCGCCGTGGCGCTGGCGATCGTGATGCTGCCGCTGGTGGTGCGCACGACCGAGGAGATGCTGAGGCAGGTGCCCGGTACGCTGCGCGAGGCGGGCATGGCGCTCGGCGTGCCGCGCTGGCGCGTCGTGCTGAGCGTGGTGCTGCCCGCCGCCGCCAGCGGCATTATCACCGGCACGCTGCTCGCGGTGGCCCGCATCGCCGGCGAGACGGCGCCGCTGCTGTTCACTGCTTTCGGCAACGAGTTCTGGCAGCGATCGCTCGCGAAGCCGATCGACGCGGTGCCGCTGCGCCTGTTCAAGTACGCGATCGGACCGTACGACGCCTGGCACAAGCTGGCGCAGGCGGCGGCACTGGTGCTCATCCTATCCGTGCTGGTGCTCAGCATCGGCGCCCGCTATTACGCAAGCCGCAACCGGTTGCAACGCGAGTGA
- the pstS gene encoding phosphate ABC transporter substrate-binding protein PstS, with amino-acid sequence MRPGRQIGILVSLALAATLALACSSNKNNSNQNKTVGTAARAATQVAAVSATSAATKAPASPAASSVPMCPPSGAANALIGAGSTFDNPLFSKLFDVYNQQCKVQVNYQSIGSGGGIQQLTQKTVQFGATDAPLTDEQIKAAGGDVVHIPVTIGAVPVGYNLPGVKSGMKLTGDTLAKIFMGQIKKWNDPAIKVINPGANLPDLDIAVVHRSDGSGTSFIFTSYLSAVSPDWKSKVGAATSVEWPTGSGGKGSEGVAGLVKQTPGGIGYFELAYAVQNTITVATLQNQAGKFVDPTSDGASAAAAGAIANLPPDLRATFVNAPGDASYPISGFSWVAINTGQSDAKVAQSLVSLLWWVTHDGQKYAQDLSYAPLPEQLQKLDEAQLKKITADGKPVLAQ; translated from the coding sequence ATGAGACCCGGCCGTCAGATCGGCATCCTCGTCTCGCTGGCGCTCGCGGCAACGCTGGCGCTGGCATGCAGCAGCAACAAAAACAATTCGAATCAGAACAAGACCGTCGGTACCGCCGCTCGGGCCGCGACCCAGGTCGCAGCCGTCAGCGCCACGTCGGCCGCCACGAAGGCGCCGGCATCGCCCGCGGCGAGCAGCGTGCCGATGTGCCCGCCAAGCGGCGCGGCGAACGCGCTGATCGGCGCCGGCTCGACGTTCGACAACCCGCTGTTCAGCAAGCTGTTCGATGTCTACAACCAGCAGTGCAAGGTCCAGGTCAACTACCAGTCGATCGGCAGCGGCGGCGGCATCCAGCAACTCACGCAGAAGACGGTGCAGTTCGGCGCCACCGACGCCCCGCTCACCGACGAGCAGATCAAGGCGGCCGGCGGCGACGTCGTGCACATCCCCGTCACCATCGGCGCCGTGCCCGTCGGCTACAACCTGCCCGGCGTGAAGTCGGGGATGAAGCTGACCGGCGATACGCTGGCGAAGATCTTCATGGGCCAGATCAAGAAGTGGAACGACCCGGCGATCAAGGTGATCAACCCCGGCGCCAACCTGCCCGACCTTGATATCGCCGTGGTGCATCGCTCGGACGGCAGCGGCACCTCCTTCATCTTCACCAGCTACCTCTCGGCGGTCAGCCCAGACTGGAAGTCGAAGGTCGGCGCCGCGACTTCGGTGGAATGGCCGACGGGCTCCGGCGGCAAGGGCAGCGAGGGCGTCGCCGGCCTCGTCAAGCAGACCCCCGGCGGCATCGGCTACTTCGAGCTAGCCTACGCGGTGCAGAACACCATTACCGTCGCCACCTTGCAGAACCAGGCCGGCAAGTTCGTGGACCCGACGTCGGACGGCGCCAGCGCCGCCGCGGCCGGTGCGATCGCCAACCTGCCGCCCGACCTGCGTGCCACCTTCGTCAACGCGCCCGGTGACGCCAGCTACCCCATCTCCGGCTTCAGCTGGGTAGCGATCAACACCGGCCAGAGCGATGCGAAGGTCGCACAGTCCCTCGTCTCGCTGCTCTGGTGGGTCACGCACGACGGGCAGAAGTACGCGCAGGATCTTTCGTACGCGCCGCTGCCCGAACAGTTGCAGAAGCTGGACGAGGCGCAGCTAAAGAAGATCACGGCCGACGGCAAGCCCGTGCTGGCGCAGTAG
- the pstB gene encoding phosphate ABC transporter ATP-binding protein PstB gives MIESTVLPAPPGLLARVTAPAVAVGAERERQAPAKMRAEHLNFYYGAFKALADITLEIPERQILAIIGPSGCGKSTFLRAFNRMHDLTPGARIEGQILLNDEDIYAANVDPALVRARVGMVFQRPNPFPRSIFENVAFGPKLHRRARGKALAELVERSLRSAALWDEVKDKLDQSAYDLSGGQQQRLCIARALAMEPDVLLMDEPASALDPIATLKIEELMQDLSRRYTIVIVTHNMQQAARVAHRTAFFMANEQRAGFLVECSDTATMFTAPSDKRTEDYITGRFG, from the coding sequence ATGATCGAATCCACCGTCCTACCGGCGCCTCCGGGCCTTCTCGCCCGTGTGACCGCGCCCGCCGTGGCGGTCGGGGCCGAGCGCGAGCGGCAGGCGCCGGCCAAGATGCGCGCGGAACACCTGAACTTCTACTACGGCGCCTTCAAGGCGCTTGCGGATATCACGCTCGAAATCCCGGAGCGCCAGATCCTGGCGATCATCGGTCCCTCCGGCTGCGGCAAATCCACGTTTCTGCGCGCCTTCAACCGCATGCACGATCTCACTCCCGGCGCCCGCATCGAGGGCCAGATCCTGCTCAACGACGAAGACATCTACGCCGCGAACGTGGATCCGGCGTTGGTTCGGGCGCGGGTGGGCATGGTCTTCCAGCGGCCCAATCCCTTTCCCCGCTCGATCTTCGAGAACGTCGCCTTCGGGCCGAAGCTGCACCGCCGTGCCAGGGGCAAAGCCCTGGCCGAGCTGGTGGAACGCAGCCTGCGCAGCGCCGCCCTGTGGGACGAGGTGAAGGACAAGCTTGACCAGTCCGCCTACGACCTCTCCGGCGGCCAGCAGCAGCGGCTGTGCATCGCCCGCGCCCTGGCGATGGAGCCGGACGTGCTGCTGATGGACGAGCCCGCCTCGGCGCTGGACCCGATCGCCACGCTCAAGATCGAGGAACTGATGCAGGACCTCTCGCGCCGCTACACGATCGTGATCGTCACGCATAACATGCAGCAGGCGGCGCGCGTCGCGCATCGCACGGCGTTTTTCATGGCGAACGAGCAGCGCGCCGGCTTCCTCGTCGAGTGCAGCGACACGGCGACGATGTTCACCGCGCCCTCCGACAAGCGC
- the pstC gene encoding phosphate ABC transporter permease subunit PstC — translation MARSIGTSGKLTRARGGRGERIFRAAVTASALLVLLIVVGLGVDLAWESRQAIGRFGLGFLTSQHWDPVHQRFGALPYIFGTIITSLIAIALALFIGVGTALFLTELAPRRLRVPLATLVELLAAIPSVVYGLWGIFVLAPLLRTTVEPFLHDTLGFIPLFSGPQIGIGLLAGGVILGIMILPTVAAISRDVLRAVPLEQREAAYALGATRWEVIRGVVLPYARSGIFGAAILGLGRALGETIAVTMVIGGRAQITHSLFSLGYTIAAVIANEFTEATYPLYLASLFELGLILLAITMILNICARLLVWRITRGAPGAMTA, via the coding sequence GTGGCTCGGTCAATCGGAACTTCGGGGAAGCTGACTCGCGCCCGCGGAGGCCGCGGCGAGCGGATCTTCCGCGCGGCGGTCACGGCATCAGCCCTGCTGGTGCTGCTGATCGTGGTGGGGCTCGGCGTCGACCTGGCCTGGGAGTCGCGCCAGGCGATCGGCAGGTTCGGCCTCGGCTTCCTCACCTCGCAACACTGGGATCCGGTGCATCAGCGCTTCGGCGCGCTGCCCTACATCTTCGGCACGATCATCACCTCGCTGATCGCGATCGCGCTGGCTCTGTTCATCGGCGTTGGCACCGCGCTGTTCCTCACGGAGCTTGCGCCTCGGCGGCTGCGCGTGCCGCTGGCCACGCTGGTCGAGTTGCTGGCGGCGATTCCCAGCGTGGTCTACGGCCTGTGGGGCATCTTCGTCCTGGCGCCCCTCCTGCGCACGACGGTCGAACCGTTCCTGCATGACACGCTCGGCTTCATTCCCCTGTTCAGCGGCCCGCAGATCGGGATCGGCCTGCTCGCAGGCGGCGTGATTCTCGGCATCATGATCCTGCCCACCGTCGCCGCGATCTCACGCGATGTGCTGCGGGCCGTGCCGCTCGAGCAACGCGAAGCCGCCTACGCGCTCGGCGCCACGCGCTGGGAGGTGATCCGGGGCGTTGTGCTGCCCTACGCGCGCAGCGGCATCTTCGGCGCCGCGATCCTCGGCCTCGGCCGGGCGCTGGGCGAGACGATCGCCGTAACCATGGTGATCGGCGGCCGGGCGCAGATCACCCATTCGCTCTTCTCGCTCGGCTACACGATCGCCGCCGTGATCGCCAACGAGTTCACCGAGGCGACCTATCCGCTGTATCTGGCGTCGCTGTTCGAGCTGGGCCTGATCCTGCTGGCGATCACCATGATCTTGAACATCTGCGCTCGCCTGCTGGTCTGGCGGATCACTCGCGGCGCGCCGGGGGCGATGACGGCATGA